ACCGATGGCAATGATGGGCCGAGGGATCAACTCCACGATTTGTTTCAGGAGGCCAAGCCCGCTCGCGGGGCCGGCGTCTTCCTTGGAGGTCGTAGGATAGACGGGGCCAAAACCGATATAATCCGCGCCTTCCAAGAGACATTTGCGGGCTTCTTCGAGGCTGCCTGCCGATCCGCCGATGATCACCCTTTCCCCCAAGAGTTTTCTGGCCAGGGGAATCGGGAAATCATCCTGCCCCAGATGAACACCATCCGCGTCTATAGCAAGGCAGACATCGATATAATCGTTCACGATAAAAGTTACTCCAGCCCTCTTGCACTCCCGCCCGCTCTCCTTTGCCCATTTAAAATACTGCCCTATCGGCGCTTTCTTATCTCTTAACTGGACCATCTTGCACCCGCCTTTTATTATTTCTTTCACGACTTTCACAATCGGCCTGCCTGCAAGGACGTTCGGGTCTGTAACAACATACAGGTCAAAATCAAGCTTGCGGCTGATCGCTAACGGCTTACAGCCGATCATAAGTTTTTTTTCTATATCATAGATCTCGAACCTGATATCCTTAAATTCTTTTCCTAAAGCCGGATCGATCAATTTACCGAACTCTTCAAGCACCCTCGCGGCTTCCTCGGCCCTTTTGATGTTTGCCGCCGCGATACCCGCGATATTTGTCCTTTTTCCTTCTGATTCGGGATATAGATATCTTCCGAGATCTTTTTTGGAATCACGGCTCATTATCTGGCTGCTCTCTGACATCCCCGAGGAAAGCCTGCCTACTCTTGCTCTTACGTTTTTCAGCTCCTGCGTAAGCTTTTTATCCTCTAATATGAACCGCGCAATTTCCTCAACTACCCGCACACCTTCAATAAGGCGGTTGATATTGGCATCGATGATACGGTCTATCTTAATGTCCATCATAAAAATTATATCTCTTTTTGCACCCACTGCACAGGGTCCACCCTCGTATTGTGGACACTGATGCCGAAATGAAGGTGCGGGCCGCTCGAAAGGCCTATGTTCCCGACATGCCCTATGATATCGCCTTTTCTGACTTCATCACCCTCTGTGACAAGCAACTTGCTCATGTGCATGTATATGGAACAGACACCCTGTCCGTGGTCTATGACGATGCACGATCCGAGTGTCGGCAGGAGTTTAGCGGAAGCGACAACTCCGGAGTTAGCGGCTTTTATCGGTGTGCCAACCGGATTTCCTCCTATATCCATTCCTCTGTGGTCGCCTAATCTTTTGCCGTTGTAGTTCCTATACGCTCCGAAAGGCGAAGTTATATAACCTTTTACCGGCATTATGAACCTGCCTTCCCAAAACTTTACCGGCGTCTCCTTTGAGATCATCACCGCCAGCTCGTCCTGGTCTATCTTTATTTTTGCTTTTGATATCCCTCTGATCTTTGTTGGCATGAACACAAGGCTTTCGGCTTTGAATTTCGCCGGCATTATTATGACCTGTTTTTTCTCCATCACTTTTTTGCCGCCAGCTGAAAGGTTTATAATTATTTCATTCTGCCCCGTTGCCGCAAGCGGAGGGACTCCGATTATCGCCCTTGCCCCGTTCTTATATCCGTAGAACGGGATCGTTTTTCCCAGAAAGACCGCCTCTCCCGAAACAGGGTCTTTTGAGATCACCGGTACTGTGAAGGTCTTTCCCTGAAAAACAGTTTTTGGGAGTATCGGCCGGCTTCCGGCAAAAGACGGACCGACGAGAAATAGTAAAAATACTATGGCCGTGATCCGAATAAGCTTTTTTGAAATTATCATATAAACAGTATAACAAAATAATAAAATGTTATTTTTAAAAGCGGCTAGAGATGCCCTATTGACAGCACCCCGGATTATCTGTAAAATAATAGTTACGTGTAAGGGAAGGAGGCGGATTGCCCCTGAAGGGCAAAGATACCTATTTTTATCCTCACACGATTTTCTTTAACGAAAAAGAACCTTGAAAACTAAACAGGGATGAATGTTCCGGGAAAGCTTTTGCTTTTTCGGGGCAATGTGGCGCAAATACATGAATTTCCCAGTCAGAATTTTTTGGAATCAAAGAGCTAATTAAACTTTTTTTTGAGAGTTTGATCTTGGCTCAGGACGAACGCTGGCGGCGCGCCTAACACATGCAAGTCAAGGGGGCCATGTAGCAATACATGGCAACCGGCGGACGGGTGAGTAACACGTAAGTAATCTACCCATCAGCCCGGGATAACCTGCCGAAAGGTGGGCTAATACCGGATATTATTACACTCTCGCATGAGAGCGTAATGAAAGGTTTTTCGCTGACGGATGAGCTTGCGGCCTATCAGCTTGTTGGCGGGGTAACGGCCCACCAAGGCTATGACGGGTAGCTGGTCTGAGAGGACGATCAGTCACACTGGAACTGAGACACGGTCCAGACTCCTACGGGAGGCAGCAGTGAGGAATTTTCCGCAATGGGCGAAAGCCTGACGGAGCGACGCCGTGTGGGTGATGAAGGTTTTCGGATCTTAAAGCCCTGTCAGCGAGAACGATATTGACGGTACTCGCAGAGGAAGCCCCGGCTAACTACGTGCCAGCAGCCGCGGTAATACGTAGGGGGCAAGCGTTGTCCGGAATCAGGCTCAACCCGGGTACGCACTTGATACTGCAGGGCTGGAGAGATGTAGAGGAAAGCGGAATTACAGGTGTAGCGGTGAAATGCGTAGATATCTGTAGGAACACCAGTGGCGAAGGCGGCTTTCTGGACATCTTCTGACGCTGAGATGCGAAAGCAAGGGGAGCAAACGGGATTAGATACCCCGGTAGTCCTTGCTGTAAACGATGGTCACTAGGTGTAGGAGGTATCGACCCCTTCTGTGCCGTAGCTAACGCGTTAAGTGACCCGCCTGGGGAGTACGGCCGCAAGGCTAAAACTCAAAAGAATTGACGGGGGCCCGCACAAGCGGTGGAGCATGTGGTT
The Candidatus Saganbacteria bacterium genome window above contains:
- the thiE gene encoding thiamine phosphate synthase; amino-acid sequence: MDIKIDRIIDANINRLIEGVRVVEEIARFILEDKKLTQELKNVRARVGRLSSGMSESSQIMSRDSKKDLGRYLYPESEGKRTNIAGIAAANIKRAEEAARVLEEFGKLIDPALGKEFKDIRFEIYDIEKKLMIGCKPLAISRKLDFDLYVVTDPNVLAGRPIVKVVKEIIKGGCKMVQLRDKKAPIGQYFKWAKESGRECKRAGVTFIVNDYIDVCLAIDADGVHLGQDDFPIPLARKLLGERVIIGGSAGSLEEARKCLLEGADYIGFGPVYPTTSKEDAGPASGLGLLKQIVELIPRPIIAIG
- a CDS encoding M23 family metallopeptidase produces the protein MIISKKLIRITAIVFLLFLVGPSFAGSRPILPKTVFQGKTFTVPVISKDPVSGEAVFLGKTIPFYGYKNGARAIIGVPPLAATGQNEIIINLSAGGKKVMEKKQVIIMPAKFKAESLVFMPTKIRGISKAKIKIDQDELAVMISKETPVKFWEGRFIMPVKGYITSPFGAYRNYNGKRLGDHRGMDIGGNPVGTPIKAANSGVVASAKLLPTLGSCIVIDHGQGVCSIYMHMSKLLVTEGDEVRKGDIIGHVGNIGLSSGPHLHFGISVHNTRVDPVQWVQKEI